The following coding sequences lie in one Mycobacterium sp. DL440 genomic window:
- a CDS encoding PDR/VanB family oxidoreductase — protein sequence MSPLLSRYRQLPPSASGRFRHDPMLGLAEVSIATMWGVSRLLRRPSPPPELDRTITLTVTGREVVAHDQDVIALTLAAADGGPLPQWYPGAHIDLHLASGRVRQYSLCGDPTVRHSYRIAVRRIPDGGGGSVEVHDSLQVGGRVSTHGPRNAFALTVPGYGSPAQRFRFIAGGIGITPILPMLGLAARLGVDWSMVYAGRSRDSLPFLDELARFGGRIEIRTDDVDGLPGADDLLGDCPDGTTVYACGPAPMLTGIRTTLAGRDDVELHFERFAAPPVVDGAEFSVTVASTGATVTVGADETLLAALGRAGVDAPYSCQQGFCGTCRIRTVPGTDGTVQHRDTLLTDPERDAGYLLTCVSRAEAGHRLTLEL from the coding sequence ATGTCGCCTCTGCTGTCCCGCTACCGTCAGTTGCCACCGAGCGCGTCGGGGCGGTTCCGGCACGATCCCATGCTCGGTTTGGCCGAGGTATCCATCGCCACCATGTGGGGGGTGAGCCGCTTGCTGCGGCGGCCCTCGCCGCCACCTGAACTGGACCGCACGATCACGTTGACCGTGACCGGGCGGGAAGTGGTTGCCCATGACCAGGATGTCATCGCGCTGACCCTGGCCGCGGCTGACGGCGGCCCGCTGCCACAGTGGTACCCGGGCGCGCACATCGACCTACATCTGGCCAGCGGACGGGTCCGGCAGTACTCACTGTGCGGTGATCCCACAGTCCGCCACAGCTACCGAATTGCGGTGCGGCGCATACCCGATGGCGGCGGCGGTTCCGTCGAGGTACACGACAGCCTCCAGGTCGGCGGCCGGGTGAGCACTCACGGCCCGCGCAATGCGTTCGCCTTGACGGTGCCCGGCTACGGGTCGCCCGCCCAGCGTTTCCGCTTCATCGCGGGCGGCATCGGCATCACCCCGATCCTGCCGATGCTCGGGTTGGCGGCGCGATTGGGTGTCGACTGGTCGATGGTGTACGCCGGACGCAGTCGCGACAGCCTCCCGTTCCTGGACGAGCTCGCCCGGTTCGGCGGCCGCATCGAGATCCGCACCGACGACGTCGACGGACTGCCCGGAGCCGACGACCTTCTCGGCGACTGCCCCGACGGCACCACCGTGTACGCCTGCGGTCCGGCCCCGATGCTGACGGGAATCCGGACCACGCTCGCCGGCCGTGACGACGTGGAGTTGCATTTCGAAAGGTTCGCGGCGCCACCGGTTGTCGACGGCGCAGAGTTCTCGGTGACCGTCGCCTCTACCGGGGCCACGGTGACGGTGGGAGCCGACGAGACCCTGCTTGCGGCGCTGGGCCGGGCCGGGGTGGATGCCCCGTACTCATGTCAGCAGGGTTTCTGTGGCACCTGCCGAATTCGGACCGTTCCGGGCACCGACGGGACTGTGCAACACCGCGATACGTTGTTGACGGACCCGGAGCGCGACGCCGGGTATCTGCTGACCTGCGTGTCGCGGGCCGAGGCCGGGCACCGGCTGACGCTCGAGCTCTGA
- a CDS encoding AMP-binding protein: MSLLHELVSAAAAEAPQRRALVTDDGATATFAEFDRQIRGVAGWVAARTAPGDRVAVVADNSAAYAQLYYGVPRSGRVLTLINQRLSPAEQAAQLVTAGPALLLGDERYLSALAHTGAPAVAFESDEWQKAPAADLPFADAEPDDPAWLLFTSGSTGVPKAVVHSHRSILGAVWGSVAGRSVQPSGVYLLPFPMCHIAGYNMLVQHAVAATVVLCAQFRPEGFAHLVRTHEVTSCSLAPTMLHSLLGHLERTGTDLPTLDAIAYGSAAMPLDLLRRAIDTLRVDFHQGYGMTETGGNITFLGPDDHRAGATGHPELLTSAGYPHRDVEIGIADTDGGLLPPGQVGEILVRGAQVTPIEGGWLHTGDMGRTDADGRLFVVDRLKDIIVTGGENVSSREVEDALSGHPGVDQVAVVAVPDDYWGEAVCAVVVPSPGPRPTVDELISHVRGTIAGFKRPRVVLFTEALPLTGNGKVAKDRVRTFARTAVLNGAENA; this comes from the coding sequence ATGAGCCTTCTGCACGAGCTGGTTTCGGCGGCGGCGGCCGAGGCACCGCAGCGCCGGGCATTGGTAACCGACGACGGCGCCACCGCGACCTTCGCCGAGTTCGACCGCCAGATCCGTGGCGTGGCAGGATGGGTGGCTGCCCGGACCGCTCCGGGTGATCGGGTGGCCGTGGTCGCCGACAACAGCGCCGCCTATGCCCAGCTGTATTACGGGGTGCCGCGCAGCGGGCGCGTCCTGACGCTGATCAATCAGCGTCTCAGCCCGGCCGAGCAGGCAGCCCAGTTGGTCACCGCCGGGCCCGCACTGTTGCTCGGCGACGAGCGGTATCTGTCGGCTCTCGCACACACCGGAGCGCCCGCCGTCGCATTCGAATCCGACGAGTGGCAGAAAGCACCCGCGGCCGATCTCCCCTTCGCAGACGCCGAGCCCGACGATCCCGCCTGGCTGCTGTTCACCAGCGGATCCACCGGAGTTCCGAAAGCTGTTGTGCACAGCCACCGTTCGATCCTCGGGGCGGTATGGGGCTCGGTGGCGGGCCGCTCGGTGCAGCCCAGCGGGGTTTACCTGTTGCCGTTTCCCATGTGTCACATCGCCGGTTACAACATGCTGGTGCAGCATGCGGTCGCCGCGACGGTGGTCCTGTGCGCCCAGTTCCGTCCCGAGGGCTTCGCGCACCTGGTGCGTACCCACGAGGTGACCTCGTGTTCGCTGGCGCCAACCATGTTGCATTCGCTGCTCGGCCATCTCGAGCGCACCGGGACCGATCTGCCCACTCTCGACGCGATCGCCTACGGATCCGCCGCGATGCCGCTGGATCTGCTGCGTCGCGCGATCGACACTCTCCGCGTCGACTTCCACCAGGGTTACGGGATGACCGAAACCGGCGGGAATATCACATTTCTCGGCCCCGACGACCATCGCGCCGGGGCCACGGGCCACCCCGAGTTGCTCACCAGTGCCGGCTATCCGCACCGGGACGTCGAGATCGGCATCGCCGACACGGACGGCGGACTGTTGCCGCCCGGGCAGGTGGGCGAGATCTTGGTACGCGGCGCACAGGTGACGCCCATCGAAGGCGGTTGGCTGCACACCGGCGACATGGGTCGCACCGACGCCGACGGCAGGCTGTTCGTCGTCGACCGACTCAAGGACATCATCGTGACCGGCGGAGAGAACGTGTCCTCCCGCGAGGTCGAGGACGCCCTGTCCGGACATCCGGGGGTGGACCAGGTCGCCGTGGTCGCGGTTCCCGACGACTACTGGGGCGAGGCAGTGTGCGCGGTGGTCGTCCCGTCACCGGGGCCCCGGCCGACCGTTGACGAGTTGATCAGCCACGTGCGCGGCACGATCGCGGGTTTCAAGCGGCCACGGGTGGTGTTGTTCACCGAGGCGCTACCGCTGACCGGCAACGGCAAGGTCGCCAAGGACCGCGTTCGCACCTTCGCTCGCACTGCCGTTCTGAACGGTGCCGAGAACGCATAG
- a CDS encoding NUDIX domain-containing protein, with translation MAKLSAGVLLYRLAGAEVEVLIAHPGGPFWARKDAAAWSVPKGEYVDGEDPWLAAQREFTEELGSPPPAGPRIDLTPVRQAGGKVVTAFAVRGDFDPATAVSNTFSVELPKGSGRLVEFPEIDRVAWVSVAVARIKLLSGQRPLLDQLMAAPELAGYGEGTPEGG, from the coding sequence GTGGCCAAGCTGAGCGCAGGTGTCCTGCTGTACCGTCTCGCCGGGGCGGAGGTCGAAGTGTTGATCGCCCACCCGGGCGGGCCGTTCTGGGCCCGCAAGGATGCCGCGGCGTGGTCGGTGCCCAAGGGGGAGTACGTCGACGGCGAGGACCCATGGTTGGCGGCGCAACGCGAGTTCACCGAGGAACTCGGCTCGCCCCCGCCTGCGGGCCCGCGCATCGACCTAACCCCGGTGCGGCAGGCGGGAGGCAAGGTGGTCACCGCGTTCGCGGTGCGCGGGGACTTCGATCCCGCCACAGCCGTGAGCAACACGTTCAGCGTCGAGCTGCCTAAAGGGTCGGGGCGGCTCGTCGAGTTCCCCGAAATCGACCGCGTCGCATGGGTTTCGGTGGCGGTAGCCCGTATCAAGCTGCTCAGCGGACAGCGTCCCCTGTTGGACCAGCTGATGGCCGCACCCGAGCTGGCCGGCTACGGCGAAGGCACCCCGGAGGGCGGGTAG
- a CDS encoding SRPBCC family protein: protein MSIWIGQARRSVSGEVPAPPERVRAFYVDLDHISQVHPLVQWVRSTSREDLADGYRQDYRVRDRIPLGPFSLPITYRARLTVPATGAVSAQARQFPQVRLDSRVEFAPIDTGTRITEELTIAAPRPLLAITVEQAVAAHATMLAAIGKLFAS from the coding sequence GTGAGCATCTGGATCGGGCAGGCCCGACGCAGTGTCAGCGGTGAGGTACCCGCGCCGCCGGAACGGGTGCGGGCGTTCTACGTCGACCTGGACCACATCTCGCAGGTACACCCGCTGGTGCAATGGGTGCGCAGCACGTCCCGGGAGGATCTGGCCGACGGGTACCGGCAGGACTATCGGGTGCGCGACCGAATCCCGTTGGGGCCGTTCTCGCTTCCGATCACCTACCGGGCAAGGCTTACTGTCCCCGCCACAGGTGCGGTGAGTGCGCAGGCCCGACAGTTCCCGCAGGTGCGGCTGGACAGTCGGGTGGAATTCGCGCCGATCGACACCGGCACCCGGATCACCGAAGAGCTGACCATCGCCGCGCCCAGGCCACTCTTGGCGATCACCGTGGAGCAGGCGGTCGCCGCCCACGCCACGATGCTCGCCGCGATCGGGAAGCTGTTCGCGTCCTGA
- a CDS encoding acyl-CoA synthetase: protein MSADVKFDLSTVFSTVAKAIGDQTFLVWRDRRLTYSEFDARVDGFAHYLVSAGLGTHTERDALAGHESGQDHLGIYLRNGNEYLESMIGSYRARVAPFNVSYRYVEEELLYLLADSNARAVIYNAEFAPRVAAIRDQLPNLQVLIQVDDESGNELLPGAVDYETILKTPAPQAGMPSPSGDDLYVLYTGGTTGMPKGVLWRQHDIFLSSMGGRPFGSDTFIGSYEELAERAATAGGGLSLLMIPPFMHGAAQWAAYNAITMGGKLVIPDDVVKMRPDNVLELAARERVLSIPVVGDAIARPLIDEIEKGDYDLSGLFTITNGGAPLSPTVRERILAALPHLMLLDAVGSSESGTQMSVASTAGTESEAATFNAQSDTAVVAEDMSRVLGPGEVGGWLARRDLIPLGYLGDEAKTARTFPTIDGVRWAVPGDRANVLEDGRIQLLGRDSVTINSGGEKIFVEEVERAVAAHPAVYDVVVVGRPSERWGNEVVAVVQFAEGASATDEELAKVCERAIARYKIPKAFVRSPQIVRSPAGKADYRWAKSVAAEHAEAVSTS from the coding sequence ATGAGCGCTGACGTGAAGTTCGACCTGTCCACAGTGTTCTCGACGGTGGCGAAAGCCATCGGCGATCAGACCTTCCTGGTGTGGCGGGACCGCCGGTTGACCTACAGCGAGTTCGACGCCCGCGTCGACGGCTTCGCCCACTACCTCGTCTCGGCGGGCCTCGGCACGCACACCGAGCGCGACGCGCTGGCCGGGCACGAATCGGGTCAGGACCACCTCGGCATCTACCTGCGCAACGGCAACGAGTACCTCGAGTCGATGATCGGCAGCTACCGCGCACGGGTGGCGCCGTTCAACGTCAGCTACCGCTATGTGGAGGAGGAACTCCTCTACCTGCTGGCCGATTCGAACGCCCGCGCGGTGATCTACAACGCCGAGTTCGCTCCCCGGGTGGCCGCGATCCGCGACCAGCTGCCCAACCTGCAGGTCCTGATCCAGGTCGATGACGAATCCGGCAACGAACTGCTGCCGGGTGCCGTCGATTACGAGACGATCCTGAAAACCCCTGCGCCACAGGCGGGAATGCCGTCTCCGTCGGGCGACGATCTATACGTCCTCTACACCGGCGGCACCACCGGCATGCCCAAGGGCGTGCTGTGGCGCCAGCACGACATCTTCCTGTCCTCGATGGGTGGCCGGCCGTTCGGCAGTGACACCTTCATCGGTTCGTACGAGGAACTCGCCGAGCGGGCCGCCACCGCGGGCGGCGGATTGTCGCTCCTGATGATCCCGCCGTTCATGCACGGTGCCGCCCAGTGGGCTGCCTACAACGCCATCACCATGGGCGGAAAACTCGTCATCCCTGACGATGTGGTGAAGATGCGTCCGGACAACGTGCTGGAGCTCGCCGCACGCGAACGGGTGCTGAGCATCCCGGTGGTCGGCGACGCGATCGCCCGCCCGCTGATCGACGAGATCGAGAAGGGCGACTACGACCTGTCCGGCCTGTTCACGATCACCAACGGCGGCGCGCCGCTCTCCCCGACCGTGCGTGAGCGCATCCTGGCCGCGCTGCCGCATCTGATGCTGCTCGATGCCGTCGGTTCCTCGGAGTCGGGCACCCAGATGAGCGTCGCCTCCACCGCAGGCACCGAGTCCGAGGCAGCCACCTTCAATGCCCAGTCCGACACCGCTGTGGTGGCCGAGGATATGTCTCGGGTGCTCGGCCCGGGCGAGGTCGGCGGCTGGCTGGCACGGCGGGACCTGATCCCACTGGGCTACCTGGGCGACGAGGCCAAGACCGCACGCACTTTCCCCACCATCGACGGGGTGCGCTGGGCGGTTCCGGGCGACCGGGCAAATGTCCTGGAAGACGGGCGGATTCAGCTGCTGGGCCGGGATTCGGTCACCATCAACTCTGGCGGCGAGAAGATCTTCGTCGAGGAGGTTGAGCGTGCCGTCGCCGCGCACCCCGCCGTCTACGACGTGGTCGTGGTCGGCCGCCCCTCAGAGCGTTGGGGCAACGAGGTCGTCGCGGTCGTGCAGTTCGCCGAGGGTGCCTCGGCCACCGACGAGGAACTCGCGAAAGTGTGTGAGCGCGCGATCGCGCGCTACAAGATCCCGAAGGCGTTCGTCCGGTCACCCCAGATCGTGCGCTCCCCCGCGGGCAAGGCCGATTACCGCTGGGCGAAGTCGGTGGCCGCGGAGCACGCCGAAGCGGTCAGCACCTCGTAG
- a CDS encoding nuclear transport factor 2 family protein, whose protein sequence is MALTRDDLLATVELSPQAAGAHDRQGWVGLFAAGGEVEDPVGSRPHRGPAEISRFYDTFIAPRDITFHRDVDVVAGSTVIRDLELEVAMSPSVTMRIPAYLRYTVTADPAGPRVDQLQAYWELPAMIGQFARAGLGAVPVGLRLTGALLRNQGPAGAVGFAKGMAGAGRAGRRLVSGLLDDLCAGDTVAVQRRLNAETDIYSGDDIPLSTSGLVERTSGASWRKLIGSGHSLVAGLDRDGRRAVLIADLSSGPVAVVRLRYFADAA, encoded by the coding sequence ATGGCCTTAACACGGGACGACCTGCTAGCCACCGTCGAATTGTCACCGCAGGCAGCGGGCGCGCACGACCGTCAAGGATGGGTGGGACTGTTCGCTGCGGGCGGAGAGGTCGAGGACCCGGTGGGCTCCCGGCCGCACCGCGGGCCCGCCGAGATATCGCGGTTCTACGACACCTTCATCGCCCCGCGCGACATCACCTTCCACCGCGACGTCGACGTCGTTGCCGGCTCCACGGTGATCCGTGATCTCGAGCTTGAGGTCGCCATGAGCCCATCGGTCACCATGCGGATTCCGGCCTATCTGCGCTATACCGTCACCGCCGACCCGGCCGGCCCGCGGGTTGACCAGCTCCAGGCGTACTGGGAGCTGCCCGCGATGATCGGACAGTTCGCCCGCGCCGGACTCGGTGCTGTGCCGGTCGGGCTACGCCTGACCGGGGCGTTGCTGCGCAACCAGGGACCCGCGGGCGCGGTGGGCTTCGCCAAGGGAATGGCCGGTGCCGGGCGGGCAGGCCGGCGGCTGGTCTCCGGGCTGCTCGACGACCTGTGCGCCGGAGACACGGTGGCGGTGCAACGGCGATTGAACGCCGAAACCGACATCTACTCCGGTGACGACATCCCGCTGAGCACCTCCGGGCTGGTGGAACGCACCTCGGGTGCCTCCTGGCGCAAACTGATCGGGTCCGGACACAGCCTCGTGGCCGGGCTGGACCGCGACGGGCGCCGGGCCGTACTGATCGCCGATCTCAGCAGCGGGCCGGTCGCCGTAGTCCGGTTGCGGTACTTCGCTGACGCGGCGTGA
- a CDS encoding SDR family oxidoreductase — protein MGTYAVTGSASGMGLQATRRLQDLGHTVIGVDLKEGQVVADLSTTQGRRAAAAGVLAACGGVLDGAVLAAGLGPGPGADRNRLIAEVNFLGVVELLEAWRPALAKADRAKVVVISSNSTTTVPVVPRRTIRALFARDTDRAVRSLRLLGRNGSAIMYAASKIAVSRWLRINAVTAAWAGAGIRLNALAPGAILTPLLQAQLADPREGAAVRRFPVPIGGYGDAGHLADWMCFMLSDSADFLCGSVIFVDGGSDAFFRPQEWPKAVPLRRLPRYLWRFARGVRRG, from the coding sequence ATCGGCACATACGCGGTCACCGGGTCCGCATCCGGCATGGGACTGCAGGCCACCCGGCGGCTCCAGGACCTCGGGCACACCGTGATCGGTGTGGACCTCAAGGAAGGCCAGGTGGTTGCCGACCTGTCCACCACGCAGGGCCGCCGGGCGGCGGCCGCGGGCGTGCTGGCGGCGTGCGGCGGAGTTCTCGACGGGGCCGTGCTGGCCGCCGGGCTCGGCCCAGGCCCCGGTGCTGACCGCAACCGGTTGATCGCCGAGGTCAACTTCCTCGGCGTCGTCGAGCTCCTCGAGGCCTGGCGGCCCGCGCTGGCCAAGGCGGACCGCGCCAAAGTCGTGGTGATCTCCAGCAATTCGACGACGACGGTGCCGGTCGTTCCACGCCGGACCATTCGGGCATTGTTCGCGCGCGACACCGACAGGGCGGTCCGCTCACTGCGCCTGTTGGGGCGGAACGGGTCGGCCATCATGTACGCGGCTTCCAAGATCGCGGTCAGCCGCTGGCTGCGGATCAATGCGGTCACCGCCGCCTGGGCCGGTGCCGGTATCCGACTGAACGCGCTGGCCCCGGGCGCGATCCTGACCCCACTCCTGCAGGCCCAACTGGCCGATCCGCGCGAGGGCGCCGCCGTGCGGCGGTTCCCGGTACCGATCGGCGGATACGGCGATGCCGGCCACCTCGCCGACTGGATGTGTTTCATGCTGTCGGACTCGGCCGATTTCCTCTGCGGCAGTGTGATTTTCGTCGACGGAGGCTCCGACGCCTTCTTCCGCCCCCAGGAGTGGCCGAAGGCCGTTCCTCTGCGCCGGCTGCCGCGGTATCTTTGGCGGTTCGCCCGCGGCGTACGACGTGGGTGA
- a CDS encoding SGNH/GDSL hydrolase family protein, whose protein sequence is MRRFTRYVALGDSQTEGLWDGDDSVGLMGFADRLAVRLDGLHPGLGYANLAVRGHRIGDVLNTQLPTALSMRPDLVTVCIGMNDVTRPGRSFTRALGDLDTVYRTLAATGATVVTTTFPDITQILPVGRLLGKRVVRINDTINDAADQYGFHLVDLYSAPSMREPETWSQDRVHGSAKGHGLFAAAAAEALGLPDSNHDWALATGPDQIQSFRSRAYSQLLWTQNMLMPWLWRHLRGQSGGAGRSARRPALMYLSA, encoded by the coding sequence GTGCGACGTTTTACCCGATATGTCGCCCTCGGTGACAGCCAGACCGAAGGGCTGTGGGATGGCGACGACAGCGTCGGCCTGATGGGCTTCGCCGACCGTCTCGCGGTCCGCCTCGACGGGCTCCATCCGGGGTTGGGTTACGCCAATCTCGCCGTTCGCGGTCACCGCATCGGCGACGTGCTGAACACCCAACTCCCCACCGCGTTGTCGATGCGACCCGACCTGGTCACCGTCTGCATCGGCATGAACGACGTGACCCGGCCCGGGCGCTCGTTCACCCGCGCGTTGGGCGACCTCGACACCGTCTACCGCACGCTCGCCGCAACCGGCGCCACCGTCGTCACCACGACGTTCCCTGATATCACCCAGATCCTGCCGGTGGGCCGACTGCTCGGGAAGCGGGTGGTCCGGATCAACGACACGATCAACGACGCCGCCGATCAGTACGGGTTTCACCTCGTCGATCTGTACTCGGCCCCCTCGATGCGCGAACCGGAAACCTGGAGCCAGGACCGGGTCCACGGGTCGGCGAAGGGACACGGCCTGTTCGCGGCCGCGGCGGCCGAAGCGCTCGGATTGCCTGACAGCAACCATGATTGGGCCCTGGCCACCGGCCCGGACCAGATCCAGTCGTTTCGGTCCCGGGCCTATTCACAACTGCTGTGGACGCAGAACATGCTCATGCCGTGGCTGTGGCGTCATCTTCGCGGCCAGTCCGGAGGCGCGGGCCGCTCAGCCCGGCGGCCGGCCCTGATGTATCTGAGCGCCTAG
- a CDS encoding MFS transporter, translated as MGETGHVHGPRRAWAAVALLTLVGTLNYVDRFLPAVLAEPIKHELALSDTAIGVINGFGFLIVYAVLGVAVARVADRGAFGAVTATCLTLWGTMTMLGGAVQSGFQLALTRVGVAVGEAGSTPAAHAYVARNFAPSRRAAPLAVLTFAIPLASGASLIGGGLLAENLGWRTAFVVMGALSVVFAPLVLVVVGARQSLPVVAPEDHGTPTRWWALLRKRSFLSLVAGTACIAAAGYSLTTFSPAFLMRTRSMSLSEVGWEYGLATGIAGVLGLLIVGRLADRLAVRDPRWLLWIVVLTTALLLPSSVLAFTVESRVACVWFLALSYIIGPSYMAPSIAAIQRLALPGQRATASAMFLFFNATLGSVGPFVTGLISDTLTPELGPRALGRALLILVPVLQLLAMGCYLMGTRWYRGDIVEVGA; from the coding sequence GTGGGTGAGACGGGCCACGTGCACGGACCGCGGCGCGCCTGGGCCGCGGTCGCACTGCTGACCCTGGTCGGAACCCTCAACTACGTCGACCGGTTCCTCCCCGCAGTGCTGGCCGAGCCGATCAAGCACGAGCTCGCCCTGTCGGACACCGCAATCGGGGTGATCAACGGGTTCGGCTTCCTGATCGTGTACGCGGTGCTCGGCGTCGCGGTGGCCCGGGTTGCCGACCGCGGAGCGTTCGGTGCGGTGACCGCCACCTGCCTGACGCTGTGGGGCACGATGACCATGCTCGGCGGTGCCGTGCAATCCGGTTTTCAGCTCGCGCTCACTCGAGTGGGCGTCGCCGTGGGCGAGGCGGGTAGTACCCCGGCCGCACACGCCTACGTGGCCCGCAACTTCGCCCCGTCGCGTCGCGCGGCACCGCTGGCGGTTCTCACCTTCGCGATCCCGCTGGCCAGCGGTGCCAGCCTGATCGGCGGCGGCCTGCTGGCCGAAAATCTGGGATGGCGAACAGCTTTCGTGGTGATGGGCGCGCTCAGCGTGGTGTTCGCTCCGTTGGTGCTGGTGGTGGTCGGTGCCCGCCAGTCGCTGCCGGTGGTAGCGCCCGAGGACCATGGCACGCCGACCAGGTGGTGGGCACTGCTCCGCAAACGCAGTTTTCTGTCACTCGTCGCCGGCACCGCCTGCATCGCGGCCGCGGGTTACTCGCTAACCACCTTCTCCCCGGCCTTCCTCATGCGTACCCGGTCCATGTCGCTCAGTGAAGTGGGGTGGGAGTACGGCCTGGCCACCGGAATCGCCGGTGTCCTCGGGCTGCTGATCGTGGGCCGGCTGGCCGATCGACTGGCCGTGCGCGATCCGCGCTGGTTGCTGTGGATCGTGGTGTTGACCACGGCACTGTTACTGCCGTCGTCGGTGTTGGCTTTCACCGTCGAGAGCCGCGTGGCATGCGTGTGGTTCCTGGCGCTCAGCTACATCATCGGCCCGTCGTACATGGCCCCGTCCATCGCGGCCATCCAGCGTCTGGCGCTGCCCGGGCAACGGGCAACCGCATCGGCGATGTTCTTGTTCTTCAACGCCACCCTCGGGTCCGTCGGCCCGTTCGTCACGGGCCTGATCAGTGACACATTGACGCCTGAGCTCGGCCCACGCGCGCTGGGCCGGGCCCTGCTGATCCTGGTACCGGTGCTGCAACTGCTGGCCATGGGCTGCTATCTGATGGGCACGCGTTGGTACCGCGGCGACATCGTCGAGGTGGGCGCCTAG
- a CDS encoding DUF4267 domain-containing protein, which yields MSIDRAALAAGAIRFASGVSFLVDPKRADRLWGGRHTPDATAQLMWRSMGYRDALIGGLLLTAGLRGKDTRGWFLASGGADAADLLGGVAVHDQLPRSQQVIGLGGAVVGIAVGLWGSTRRRVRATESAAD from the coding sequence ATGTCGATAGACCGGGCCGCACTGGCCGCCGGTGCCATCCGATTCGCTTCGGGCGTCTCGTTTCTCGTCGACCCGAAGCGGGCCGACCGGCTATGGGGTGGACGGCACACACCAGACGCCACCGCGCAGCTGATGTGGCGGTCGATGGGATATCGCGATGCGCTGATCGGTGGCCTGCTGCTGACGGCCGGGCTGCGCGGCAAGGACACCCGCGGCTGGTTCCTGGCCTCCGGCGGGGCCGACGCCGCCGATCTGCTCGGCGGCGTCGCGGTCCACGACCAGCTGCCACGGTCGCAACAGGTCATCGGCCTCGGGGGAGCAGTAGTCGGCATCGCGGTCGGGCTGTGGGGCTCCACCCGGCGCCGGGTGCGTGCGACAGAGAGCGCGGCTGACTGA
- a CDS encoding cytochrome P450, producing MSVYYDPYDIGIVADPYPVYARLRDEAPIYYNERYDFWALSRHEDVEKALSDWETFSNSRSDILELVKSDFDMPPGVMMFEDPPMHTLLRGLMSRVFTPRRMAEIEDQIRQFCVRCLDPLVGSGGFDIIAELASMMPMRVIGMLLGIPESEQIGVRDANDANLRTKPGTPMNVVQADRIADGRIYADYVEWRANNPSDDLMTALLNVEFTDEFGVTRKLERKEVLHYAQVVAGAGNETTGRLIGWLAKVLAEHPDQRREVDQDRSLLTRAVDETLRFEPTGPHVARWVARDFVYNGTMVPAGSAMLLLFGAANRDPRRYRNPDTFDIHRDNISHLTFGKGLHYCLGANLARLEGRVALDELLNRFPEWEIDYNSAQLAPTSTVRGWETLRLVVN from the coding sequence ATGAGCGTCTATTACGACCCGTACGACATCGGCATCGTCGCCGATCCCTATCCCGTCTACGCCCGGCTCCGGGACGAGGCCCCGATCTACTACAACGAGCGGTACGACTTCTGGGCACTGTCCCGGCACGAAGATGTCGAGAAAGCATTGTCGGACTGGGAAACATTCTCCAACAGCCGAAGTGACATCCTCGAACTGGTCAAGTCGGACTTCGACATGCCGCCGGGCGTGATGATGTTCGAGGACCCGCCCATGCACACCTTGCTGCGCGGGTTGATGTCGCGGGTGTTCACGCCGCGGCGGATGGCCGAGATCGAGGACCAGATCCGGCAGTTCTGCGTGCGCTGCCTGGACCCGCTGGTCGGCTCGGGCGGATTCGACATCATCGCCGAACTTGCCTCGATGATGCCGATGCGCGTGATCGGAATGCTGCTCGGCATACCGGAATCCGAGCAGATCGGGGTGCGCGACGCCAACGACGCCAATCTGCGCACCAAGCCGGGTACGCCGATGAACGTGGTGCAGGCCGACCGCATCGCCGACGGCCGGATCTACGCCGACTACGTCGAGTGGCGGGCCAACAACCCCTCCGACGATCTGATGACGGCTCTGCTCAACGTCGAGTTCACCGATGAGTTCGGTGTCACCCGCAAGCTCGAGCGCAAAGAGGTTCTGCACTACGCGCAGGTGGTGGCCGGTGCGGGAAACGAGACCACCGGCCGGCTCATCGGCTGGCTGGCGAAAGTGCTCGCCGAACATCCCGACCAGCGTCGCGAGGTGGATCAGGACCGCTCGCTGCTGACCCGCGCGGTCGATGAGACGCTGCGCTTCGAACCGACCGGTCCGCATGTGGCGCGTTGGGTGGCAAGGGATTTCGTGTACAACGGCACCATGGTGCCGGCGGGCAGCGCGATGCTGCTGCTGTTCGGGGCGGCCAACCGTGACCCGCGTCGCTACCGCAACCCCGACACCTTCGACATCCATCGAGACAACATCAGCCACCTGACCTTCGGCAAGGGGCTGCACTACTGCCTGGGCGCCAACCTGGCCCGGCTGGAAGGCCGCGTCGCCCTGGACGAACTGCTCAACCGTTTCCCCGAATGGGAGATCGACTACAACAGTGCGCAACTGGCGCCGACCTCGACAGTGCGGGGCTGGGAGACGCTGCGCCTTGTGGTGAACTGA